In the genome of Microbacterium endophyticum, one region contains:
- a CDS encoding M23 family metallopeptidase translates to MQTEDDDCGCGPTESERRVFWPKSVSRRRALSLGALGVVALGAVGSLGGSSIPSAYAADYPSWDDVQAAKASESAKAAQVSRIQSLIQQLNADVERTEAEAQAASDAFFQAQQEFFDAAKRADDLQSQADEQAAAALDAANKAGRVAAQLYRSGGDDTALELFFAGSAASADDLLSRLGTMDKLLERNQAVYSDATTARDAAQGLSDQAEEARAARDELQKAAEAAMVEAQNAADAAAAALAAQQENLGTLQAQLAALKDNTASTVASYEEGERVRKAEEERKRREAEAAAKAAAEAAAAAAAAAAAQQNSGGGGGGSSSGGSSSGGSSSGGGSSSGGAWRRPSDGYISSGYGPRTVQCGSGYCSSGFHYGVDFAPGCSAPIYAASAGTVVYAGYNGGYGYYVKIDHGNGTGTGYGHIREGGIFVGYGQQVSAGQTIASVGNTGNSFGCHVHFETYVNGAAVNPYGFMSARGVNI, encoded by the coding sequence GTGCAGACTGAAGACGACGACTGCGGCTGCGGCCCCACCGAGAGCGAACGCCGCGTTTTCTGGCCCAAGTCAGTCAGCCGGCGCCGTGCTCTGAGCCTTGGAGCTCTTGGCGTTGTTGCGCTCGGAGCCGTTGGCTCCCTCGGCGGTTCAAGCATTCCGTCGGCGTACGCCGCTGACTACCCCTCGTGGGACGACGTGCAGGCAGCTAAAGCCAGCGAGTCGGCAAAAGCCGCGCAGGTCTCCCGCATCCAGAGCCTCATTCAGCAGCTCAATGCCGACGTCGAACGCACCGAAGCCGAAGCGCAGGCGGCATCCGATGCGTTCTTCCAGGCTCAGCAAGAATTCTTCGATGCCGCAAAGCGCGCTGACGATCTGCAGTCGCAGGCCGACGAGCAGGCCGCCGCAGCTCTCGATGCCGCGAACAAAGCCGGGCGCGTAGCCGCTCAGCTCTATCGCAGCGGTGGCGACGACACCGCCCTTGAACTTTTCTTTGCCGGCTCAGCGGCGAGCGCCGACGATCTGCTCTCGCGTCTCGGCACGATGGACAAGCTCCTCGAGCGCAACCAAGCCGTGTACTCCGACGCGACAACGGCGCGCGACGCAGCCCAGGGTCTTAGCGACCAGGCAGAAGAAGCACGCGCCGCTCGCGATGAACTGCAAAAAGCTGCTGAAGCGGCCATGGTCGAGGCTCAGAACGCGGCCGATGCGGCTGCGGCTGCTCTCGCGGCCCAGCAAGAAAACCTCGGAACGCTTCAAGCTCAGCTCGCTGCGTTGAAAGACAACACCGCGAGCACTGTCGCTTCCTACGAAGAAGGCGAGCGCGTTCGCAAGGCCGAAGAAGAGCGCAAGCGGCGCGAAGCAGAGGCTGCGGCGAAAGCTGCCGCAGAGGCGGCAGCGGCAGCAGCGGCGGCAGCAGCGGCTCAGCAGAACTCCGGCGGCGGTGGCGGCGGCTCTTCAAGCGGCGGCTCCTCAAGCGGCGGCTCCTCAAGCGGCGGCGGAAGCAGCAGTGGCGGCGCCTGGCGTCGACCTTCCGACGGTTACATCAGCTCGGGCTACGGCCCTCGCACCGTGCAGTGTGGTTCGGGGTATTGCTCAAGCGGTTTCCACTACGGTGTCGACTTCGCCCCCGGGTGCTCCGCACCGATTTACGCGGCCTCAGCAGGAACCGTTGTCTACGCGGGTTACAACGGCGGTTACGGCTACTACGTCAAGATCGACCACGGCAACGGCACGGGCACAGGCTACGGCCACATTCGCGAAGGCGGAATCTTCGTCGGCTATGGCCAGCAGGTTTCGGCTGGGCAGACGATCGCGAGTGTCGGCAACACCGGAAACTCTTTCGGATGCCACGTGCACTTCGAAACGTACGTCAACGGCGCCGCGGTGAACCCCTACGGCTTCATGTCGGCGCGAGGCGTCAACATCTAA